Proteins encoded by one window of Aphis gossypii isolate Hap1 chromosome X, ASM2018417v2, whole genome shotgun sequence:
- the LOC126552309 gene encoding uncharacterized protein LOC126552309 — MDQTIFEKDTTHVVVKFNEKSKNGKKTIDLVPVDWVFESERKLYCKYPSKKDYCNLNEMCKTSAAHGPFWKSYGISVIKQAVNFNQGIRRMEKAFSEEVVQSSNLDEYNSSELEDDYLKLNKDDLKRSLKSIPVFIKNHDVDDEELNDSDKNSFHSEDYLKQNLVSDNSISSALSSPILCHKKKSLKRSRKSAVVTYDNTSSGSSTTSSPKIIKRLSSGTTKIIGIKNKIIQSPKNVKTHSIEENSNKKAQTSSDIKRKKQCPACGCTCATGMPASETLVSKANLESVRRSIEYRIIEEAKSTRHLFAAHNNIGDIDKIMKDGTIIDIPKFNLQDFQDFDAELKTNFELVKKLIKYRKI, encoded by the exons ATGGATCAAACCATATTTGAAAAAGACACCACGCATGttgtagttaaatttaatgaaaagtctaaaaatggtaaaaaaaccATTGATCTTGTGCCTGTTGATTGGGTATTTGAAAGTGagagaaaattatattgtaaatatccttcaaaaaaagattattgtaatttaaatgaaatgtgCAAAACCTCTGCGGCACATGGACCATTTTGGAAAAGCTATGGAATAAGTGTTATTAAACAGGCtg taaattttaatcaaggAATAAGACGAATGGAAAAAGCATTTTCAGAGGAAGTAGTTCAGAGCAGCAATTTAGATGAATACAACAGTTCTGAGTTAGaagatgattatttaaaactaaacaaagaTGATCTTAAACGATCCTTGAAAAGTATTCctgtttttataaagaatCATGATGTGGACGATGAAGAGTTAAATG ATAGTGATAAAAATAGCTTCCATTCGgaagattatttaaaacagaaCTTGGTATCCGATAATAGTATTTCATCAGCATTATCATCGCCAATTCTTTGTCATAAAAAGAAATCATTAAAAAGATCCAGAA agAGTGCTGTAGTAACCTATGATAATACAAGTTCTGGTTCGTCAACAACTTCATCgcccaaaataattaaaaggttGTCATCAGgaacaactaaaataattggtataaaaaataaaataatacaatcccCAAAAAATGTAAAGACCCATTCAATTGAAGAAAACAGCAATAaaaaag ctcaaACTTCATCAGACATTAAAAGGAAGAAACAATGCCCAGCTTGTGGTTGTACGTGTGCTacag gtaTGCCAGCTTCAGAAACTCTTGTTTCTAAGGCTAATTTGGAATCAGTTAGAAGAAGCATAGAATATAGGATAATAGAAGAGGCAAAATCCACCAGACACCTATTTGCAGCACACAACAATATTGGGgatattgacaaaataatgaaagatGGAACTATAATTGATATTCCCAAATTTAACTTACAAGACTTTCAAGATTTTGATGctgaattaaaaactaatttcgaATTAGTAAAGAaactg ATAAAATATCGGAAAATTTAA